The Lacrimispora xylanolytica genome has a segment encoding these proteins:
- the rny gene encoding ribonuclease Y: MSVFTTVLVVILASLVVAFITWFAAISYRKNTYESKIGSAEEKSREIIDEALKTAETKKREALLEAKEESIKTKNELEKETRERRAELQRYERRVLSKEENLDKKSEAMEKREAGLAAREDALNKKNAEVESLYEKGIQELEKISGLTSEQAKEYLLKSVEDDVKHDTAKLIKELDNKAKEEADKKAKEYVVTAIQRCAADHVAETTVSVVQLPNDEMKGRIIGREGRNIRTLETLTGVELIIDDTPEAVVLSGFDPVRREVARIALERLIVDGRIHPARIEEMVEKAQKEVETNMREEGEAAALEVGIHGLHPELIRLLGKLKYRTSYGQNALKHSMEVAQLSGLLAGEIGLDIRMAKRAGLLHDIGKAVDHEMEGSHIQLGVELCRKYKESAIVLNTVESHHGDVEPQSLIACICQAADTISAARPGARRETLETYTNRLKQLEDITNSFKGVDKSFAIQAGREVRIMVVPDQINDDDMVLLARDISKKIEEALEYPGQIKVNVIRESRVTDYAK; encoded by the coding sequence GTGTCAGTATTCACGACTGTATTGGTTGTAATTTTGGCATCATTAGTCGTCGCTTTTATTACCTGGTTTGCTGCGATTTCATATCGTAAGAATACCTATGAAAGTAAAATAGGTTCAGCAGAAGAAAAATCCCGGGAAATAATAGATGAAGCATTAAAGACCGCTGAGACAAAGAAGCGTGAAGCTCTCCTTGAGGCAAAAGAAGAGTCAATAAAGACTAAGAATGAACTGGAAAAAGAAACCAGGGAAAGAAGAGCTGAGCTTCAACGTTATGAAAGACGAGTACTAAGCAAGGAAGAAAACTTGGACAAGAAGTCTGAGGCTATGGAAAAACGAGAAGCAGGTCTTGCTGCTCGAGAGGACGCGCTGAATAAGAAAAATGCCGAAGTTGAATCATTATATGAAAAAGGCATTCAGGAACTGGAAAAAATTTCCGGACTTACCTCCGAACAGGCAAAAGAATATCTTTTAAAATCTGTTGAAGATGATGTAAAACATGACACTGCGAAATTAATTAAGGAACTTGACAACAAAGCTAAAGAAGAAGCCGATAAAAAGGCAAAGGAATACGTGGTCACAGCCATCCAAAGATGTGCTGCGGATCATGTGGCAGAAACTACAGTTTCTGTTGTACAGCTTCCTAACGATGAGATGAAAGGCAGGATCATCGGTAGAGAAGGCCGTAATATTCGTACGTTAGAGACCCTTACAGGTGTTGAACTCATTATTGATGATACCCCTGAGGCAGTTGTATTGTCCGGATTCGATCCGGTTCGTAGAGAAGTGGCCAGAATTGCATTGGAACGACTCATTGTGGATGGACGTATTCACCCAGCCAGAATTGAGGAAATGGTAGAGAAGGCACAGAAAGAAGTAGAAACCAATATGCGTGAGGAAGGAGAGGCCGCCGCTCTTGAAGTGGGGATTCATGGCCTTCATCCAGAACTCATCAGACTGCTTGGCAAGCTGAAATACAGGACAAGCTACGGACAGAATGCGTTAAAGCATTCCATGGAGGTTGCCCAGTTATCCGGTTTATTAGCCGGAGAAATCGGACTTGATATCCGTATGGCCAAGCGTGCCGGTTTATTACATGACATCGGTAAAGCCGTTGACCATGAGATGGAAGGATCCCATATTCAGCTTGGTGTAGAGCTCTGCAGAAAGTATAAGGAATCTGCAATCGTGCTGAACACGGTAGAATCTCACCATGGCGACGTTGAGCCACAGAGCCTTATTGCCTGTATTTGCCAGGCAGCGGATACAATTTCTGCGGCAAGACCTGGAGCCAGAAGAGAGACTCTGGAGACATATACAAACAGATTAAAACAGTTAGAAGATATTACCAACTCCTTTAAGGGAGTGGACAAGTCCTTCGCCATTCAGGCAGGACGTGAGGTTCGGATTATGGTAGTTCCCGATCAAATCAACGATGATGATATGGTACTTTTAGCTCGTGATATTTCTAAGAAGATTGAAGAAGCCTTAGAGTATCCGGGACAGATCAAAGTCAATGTGATCCGGGAGTCCAGAGTAACAGATTACGCAAAGTAA
- a CDS encoding D-alanyl-D-alanine carboxypeptidase family protein, whose protein sequence is MKQRLKTLLCCLLISQLFLITVYAKPDWPSDTDIQAEAGIVIDADSGAVIFGKNMHGQYPPASITKILTALVVLEHAKPDDMVTFSKDSVFNVEAGSGNKLNVTDGDKLSVEDCLYSLILHSCNQAANALAEHVAGSREDFVKMMNEKLEEIGCVESHFDNPSGLNGDTQYVSAYDMALIAKAAYGNKKLVEISSALSHKIPPTTNNPEGLTIYNEHRLVKTKDTASEFYFPSAVAGKTGYLIKAGNTLVTYAEQDGRRLISVVLKGSPRQYFIDGKNLLQFGYDRFQNFKIEENETSYTKGEEAVKVGDKSFQPSDLELQTNQFITLPKDAKFSDADKALVTDLPKDSPKGAVALIQYTYNDRKVGQAYLISKTGTTDPSQPTDEGTKEPASTEGSKELPASGVKMSGGKGIGLLAAGLLGILAVVGAGAGFVIYKRKKEFRESELRREERRRRLRADGDTEAFERMLKERRNTKGKK, encoded by the coding sequence GTGAAACAAAGATTGAAAACATTGCTGTGCTGTCTATTGATCAGCCAGCTATTTCTTATAACGGTATACGCAAAGCCGGACTGGCCGTCAGACACTGACATCCAGGCAGAAGCCGGTATTGTGATCGATGCAGATTCGGGAGCAGTCATATTTGGAAAAAATATGCATGGACAATATCCCCCTGCCAGTATCACGAAAATTTTGACCGCGTTGGTGGTGCTTGAGCATGCCAAGCCCGATGACATGGTTACCTTTTCCAAGGATTCGGTATTTAATGTGGAAGCAGGGAGCGGTAACAAATTAAATGTAACAGACGGCGATAAGCTTTCTGTAGAAGATTGTCTTTATTCTCTCATCCTTCATTCCTGCAATCAGGCAGCCAATGCCCTTGCAGAGCACGTGGCAGGAAGCAGAGAAGATTTTGTGAAGATGATGAATGAGAAGCTGGAGGAGATTGGCTGCGTAGAAAGCCATTTTGACAATCCTTCCGGGCTTAACGGAGACACTCAGTATGTATCTGCTTACGATATGGCACTTATTGCAAAGGCAGCATACGGCAACAAAAAGCTGGTGGAGATCAGCTCTGCTTTAAGCCATAAGATTCCTCCTACCACCAACAATCCGGAGGGACTTACGATTTACAATGAGCACCGTCTGGTGAAAACAAAAGATACTGCCAGCGAGTTTTATTTCCCTTCTGCCGTAGCCGGAAAGACGGGGTATTTAATCAAAGCAGGCAATACGCTGGTGACATATGCGGAGCAGGATGGAAGAAGACTGATTTCCGTAGTGTTAAAGGGAAGTCCAAGACAGTATTTTATCGACGGTAAGAATCTATTGCAGTTTGGATACGATCGTTTTCAGAATTTTAAGATAGAAGAGAATGAAACTTCCTATACCAAGGGAGAGGAAGCGGTTAAAGTAGGGGATAAGAGCTTTCAGCCCTCTGACTTGGAGCTTCAGACAAATCAGTTTATTACTCTTCCAAAGGATGCCAAGTTTTCCGATGCAGATAAAGCACTGGTTACTGACCTTCCAAAGGATAGTCCAAAGGGAGCCGTTGCACTGATCCAATATACTTATAATGACAGAAAAGTAGGTCAGGCTTACTTAATATCTAAAACTGGTACCACAGACCCAAGTCAGCCAACGGATGAGGGAACCAAGGAGCCGGCTTCCACTGAAGGAAGCAAGGAGCTGCCAGCCTCTGGAGTCAAGATGTCAGGCGGAAAGGGCATAGGCCTTTTGGCTGCTGGCCTTTTAGGAATTCTGGCCGTTGTTGGAGCTGGAGCTGGATTCGTTATTTATAAAAGAAAAAAGGAATTCAGGGAAAGCGAGCTTCGGAGAGAAGAGCGGAGACGTCGCCTGAGAGCTGATGGTGATACAGAAGCTTTTGAACGCATGTTAAAAGAGCGCCGCAATACAAAAGGAAAAAAATAA
- the fsa gene encoding fructose-6-phosphate aldolase produces MRFFVDTANIEEIKKANDMGIICGVTTNPSLIAKEGRDFNQVIEEIASIVDGPVSGEVKATTVEAKAMIEEGRQIASIHPNMVVKIPMTAEGLKAVKVLNSEGIKTNVTLVFSAAQALLAARAGASYVSPFLGRLDDISMPGIDLIKDIMDIFTVHGIETEIIAASIRNPVHVIDCAKAGADIATVPYPVLEQMTHHPLTDQGIVKFQDDYRKAFGES; encoded by the coding sequence ATGAGATTTTTCGTAGACACAGCCAACATTGAGGAAATTAAAAAAGCCAATGATATGGGCATTATCTGCGGTGTTACCACCAATCCATCTTTGATTGCAAAAGAGGGAAGGGATTTTAATCAGGTGATCGAGGAGATTGCTTCTATAGTAGATGGTCCGGTGAGCGGTGAAGTAAAGGCCACCACTGTGGAGGCCAAAGCTATGATAGAGGAAGGACGTCAGATTGCCTCCATTCACCCAAACATGGTAGTGAAGATTCCTATGACGGCGGAAGGGTTAAAGGCAGTAAAGGTTCTTAATTCGGAAGGGATTAAGACTAACGTGACGCTGGTCTTTTCCGCAGCCCAGGCGCTTTTGGCTGCAAGAGCAGGAGCTTCCTATGTTTCCCCGTTTTTAGGAAGGCTTGATGATATTTCCATGCCGGGAATTGATCTTATTAAGGATATTATGGACATCTTTACGGTTCATGGGATTGAGACTGAGATAATCGCAGCCAGCATCCGTAATCCTGTCCATGTGATAGACTGTGCAAAGGCAGGTGCTGATATTGCAACCGTACCTTATCCGGTATTGGAGCAGATGACGCATCATCCTCTCACAGATCAGGGAATTGTTAAATTCCAGGATGATTACCGTAAGGCATTTGGCGAATCATAA
- a CDS encoding alpha-N-arabinofuranosidase, with translation MAYSKVKMVVDKEFRIAEIDERIYGSFIEHLGRAVYDGIYSPEHPTADEHGFREDVKDLIRELNVPIIRYPGGNFVSSFNWEDSVGPLNERPRRLELAWKSIEENKVGLNEFTKWTRNVGSDVMMAVNLGTRGIADACNILEYCNHPGNTKYSDLRISHGYKEPHNIKTWCLGNEMDGPWQLGHKTMEEYGRLAEETARAMKIIDPTIELVSCGSSSLTMPTFPDWEAVTLQHTYDHVDYVSMHQYYGNQKGDTEDFLACSDDMDQFIRTVIATCDYVKAKKRSKKEIKISFDEWNVWYHSNAADDDITKNHPWQIAPPMLEDIYTFEDALLVGLMLITMIKHADRVKMACLAQLVNVIAPIMTEAGGGAAWKQTIFYPFMHASKYGRGTALLPVISTPKFDTATHENVTAVEAVPVYNEEKEEVTIFAVNRSIKEDAEMTIDVRSFLGYRVLEHTVLECDDLQAANGPFNQKVAPKETSQSVLDGGVVTSKLNKASWNVIRLGK, from the coding sequence ATGGCGTACAGCAAAGTTAAGATGGTAGTTGATAAGGAATTTCGCATTGCAGAAATAGATGAAAGGATTTACGGCTCATTTATTGAGCATCTTGGACGTGCCGTATATGACGGTATTTACTCCCCAGAGCATCCCACTGCCGATGAACACGGCTTTCGTGAAGATGTAAAGGATTTGATCCGGGAGCTTAATGTTCCGATTATCCGGTATCCAGGTGGTAATTTCGTATCCAGCTTCAATTGGGAAGACAGTGTGGGACCTTTAAATGAACGCCCCAGACGTCTGGAACTTGCTTGGAAAAGCATTGAAGAAAATAAAGTAGGCTTAAATGAGTTCACCAAATGGACCAGGAATGTAGGGTCTGATGTAATGATGGCAGTGAATTTAGGAACCAGAGGAATTGCAGATGCCTGCAATATTTTAGAGTACTGTAACCACCCAGGCAATACCAAATACAGTGATTTAAGAATCAGCCACGGCTATAAGGAGCCACATAACATTAAGACATGGTGTCTTGGCAATGAGATGGATGGACCATGGCAGCTGGGACATAAGACCATGGAAGAGTATGGCCGTCTTGCAGAAGAAACAGCCAGAGCCATGAAAATCATTGATCCTACCATTGAGCTGGTATCCTGCGGAAGCTCTTCGCTGACCATGCCCACCTTCCCTGACTGGGAGGCAGTAACACTTCAGCATACATACGACCACGTGGACTACGTTTCCATGCATCAGTACTATGGAAATCAGAAGGGAGATACCGAGGATTTCCTGGCTTGTTCCGATGATATGGACCAGTTTATTCGTACTGTAATCGCTACCTGCGATTATGTGAAGGCAAAAAAGAGAAGCAAAAAAGAGATTAAGATCAGCTTTGACGAATGGAATGTATGGTATCACTCCAACGCGGCTGACGATGACATTACAAAAAATCATCCATGGCAGATCGCACCTCCTATGCTAGAGGATATCTATACCTTTGAAGATGCCTTATTGGTAGGACTTATGCTGATCACTATGATCAAGCATGCAGACCGTGTGAAGATGGCGTGTCTGGCTCAGCTTGTCAATGTCATTGCACCGATTATGACTGAGGCTGGCGGCGGTGCTGCATGGAAGCAGACAATTTTCTATCCATTTATGCACGCATCCAAATACGGAAGAGGAACGGCTCTTCTTCCAGTTATCAGTACTCCTAAGTTTGATACAGCGACCCATGAGAATGTAACCGCTGTTGAGGCTGTTCCTGTTTACAATGAGGAAAAGGAAGAAGTTACTATTTTTGCAGTCAACAGAAGCATCAAGGAAGATGCCGAGATGACCATTGATGTCAGAAGCTTTTTAGGATACCGTGTTCTTGAGCATACAGTTTTGGAATGCGATGATCTTCAGGCTGCGAACGGACCATTTAATCAGAAGGTGGCTCCAAAAGAGACCAGTCAGTCTGTTCTTGATGGTGGAGTGGTTACAAGCAAACTGAATAAAGCTTCCTGGAATGTAATTCGTCTTGGAAAGTAA
- the araA gene encoding L-arabinose isomerase, with product MVSKEYKFWFATGSQDLYGEECLRNVAEHSAIITERLNACGFLPFPVVLKPVLIDNTSIRTLFHQANDDETCAGVITWMHTFSPAKSWILGLQEYRKPLLHLHTQFNQEIPYDSIDMDFMNENQSAHGDREFGHMVTRMGMARKVIAGFWDEEGVQRRIGDWMRTAIGVMESSHVRVVRVADNMRNVAVTEGDKVEAQLKFGWEIDAYPVSEITDFVKDVKEGEVSSLVEEYYSRYEILTEGRSPEEFKAHVAAQARIELGFEQFLREKNYQAIVTHFGDLGALQQLPGLAIQRLMEKGYGFGAEGDWKTAAMVRLMKLMTSGIKDAKGTSFMEDYTYNLVPGKEGILQAHMLEVCPSIADGKVGIRVNPLSMGNKEDPARLVFTAKEGKGIATSLIDLGNRFRLIINTVNCKKTEKPMPKLPVATAFWTPEPNLITGAESWILAGGAHHTAFSYDLKPEQMGDWAEAMGIEAVFIDENTTIRGLKNELKWNSVVYR from the coding sequence ATGGTAAGTAAAGAATATAAATTCTGGTTTGCAACTGGTTCCCAGGATCTCTATGGGGAAGAGTGCCTGAGAAATGTGGCAGAGCATTCTGCTATTATTACAGAGCGTTTAAACGCCTGCGGTTTTCTGCCATTTCCGGTGGTATTAAAGCCCGTACTCATTGACAACACTTCCATCCGCACCCTGTTTCATCAGGCCAATGACGATGAGACTTGTGCCGGAGTTATTACCTGGATGCATACCTTTTCTCCAGCGAAATCATGGATCTTAGGACTTCAGGAATACAGAAAGCCGCTGCTTCATTTACATACCCAGTTCAACCAGGAGATTCCTTATGACTCCATTGACATGGATTTCATGAATGAGAACCAGTCTGCCCATGGAGACCGGGAATTCGGACATATGGTAACACGAATGGGAATGGCAAGAAAGGTGATTGCTGGCTTCTGGGATGAGGAAGGTGTCCAGAGACGAATCGGTGACTGGATGCGTACCGCAATCGGAGTGATGGAAAGCAGTCATGTCCGGGTGGTCCGGGTGGCAGATAACATGAGAAATGTTGCTGTTACCGAAGGAGATAAGGTAGAGGCACAGTTAAAGTTTGGCTGGGAGATTGATGCCTATCCGGTCAGTGAGATCACAGACTTTGTAAAGGATGTAAAAGAGGGCGAGGTATCTTCTCTGGTAGAAGAATATTACAGCCGTTATGAAATCCTGACTGAAGGAAGAAGCCCGGAGGAGTTTAAAGCTCATGTGGCAGCTCAGGCAAGGATTGAGCTGGGATTTGAACAGTTCCTGAGGGAAAAGAATTATCAGGCCATTGTCACCCATTTTGGGGATCTTGGAGCATTGCAGCAGCTTCCGGGCCTTGCCATCCAGCGTCTGATGGAAAAGGGCTATGGCTTTGGAGCGGAAGGTGACTGGAAGACTGCTGCCATGGTACGCTTAATGAAGCTTATGACCTCTGGAATAAAGGATGCCAAGGGTACCTCCTTTATGGAGGATTATACCTACAACTTAGTTCCTGGTAAGGAAGGAATTCTACAGGCCCATATGCTGGAGGTATGTCCAAGCATTGCAGACGGCAAGGTTGGAATTCGAGTAAATCCCCTTTCAATGGGCAATAAGGAAGATCCGGCGCGCCTTGTATTTACAGCAAAAGAGGGGAAAGGAATTGCTACCTCCCTCATTGATCTTGGAAACAGATTCCGTCTTATTATCAATACCGTAAACTGCAAAAAGACAGAAAAGCCGATGCCAAAGCTTCCAGTGGCAACTGCCTTCTGGACTCCGGAGCCAAATTTAATCACCGGAGCAGAGAGCTGGATTCTGGCTGGAGGTGCTCACCATACGGCATTTTCCTATGACCTGAAGCCAGAGCAGATGGGAGACTGGGCAGAAGCCATGGGAATTGAAGCTGTTTTCATTGATGAGAATACAACCATACGTGGTTTAAAGAACGAATTGAAATGGAATTCGGTAGTGTACCGCTAA
- a CDS encoding xylulokinase, with amino-acid sequence MKGNDIQTAIREGKTALGIELGSTRIKAVLVDEDHNPIASGSHDWENKYENGVWTYSIPDIWRGVQDSYQKMAKEVKETYGETLTTIGAICFSAMMHGYMAFDKEGEILVPFRTWRNTMTGEASQKLTDIFSYHIPQRWSIAHLYQAILNKEDHVSAIDYLITLEGYVHWKLTGKRVLGIGDCAGMFPVDSTTKDYYERMVEQFDSLIEPEGLPWKLRDIMPKVLTAGEEAGTLTEEGATLLDVSGNLKAGIPLCPPEGDAGTGMTATNSVARRTGNVSAGTSVFAMVVLEKELSKVYEEIDLVTTPAGDSVAMVHCNNCTSDLNAWVSLFEEFAEAMGMKTDKNTLFSTLYQKALEGDKDGGGLLSYGYLSGEHITHFEEGRPLFVRTPNSRFNLANFMRVHLYTALGALKVGMEILYEEGVKLDVLLGHGGLFKTKGVGQSIMAAAMNVPVSVMETAGEGGAWGAALLASYMIRKDEGETLDHYLAQKVFHGETGTVIKPDAQDEAGFNVFMERYKAGLSIERAALDYMK; translated from the coding sequence ATGAAAGGAAACGATATCCAAACAGCAATCAGGGAAGGCAAAACAGCACTTGGAATTGAGCTTGGTTCTACCAGAATCAAAGCAGTATTAGTGGATGAAGACCATAACCCCATTGCTTCTGGCAGTCATGATTGGGAAAATAAGTATGAAAATGGAGTATGGACGTATTCCATACCTGATATCTGGCGTGGAGTACAGGACAGCTACCAGAAGATGGCAAAGGAAGTAAAGGAAACCTACGGGGAAACCCTCACCACCATTGGCGCGATCTGTTTTTCTGCCATGATGCATGGATATATGGCTTTTGACAAGGAAGGGGAAATACTGGTTCCTTTCCGTACGTGGAGAAATACCATGACTGGAGAGGCCTCCCAAAAGCTGACTGATATTTTTTCCTATCATATTCCTCAAAGATGGAGCATTGCCCATCTCTATCAGGCGATTCTAAATAAGGAAGACCACGTTTCAGCCATAGATTATCTCATTACCCTGGAAGGCTACGTTCACTGGAAGCTTACAGGAAAGCGGGTGCTTGGTATCGGAGACTGTGCGGGTATGTTTCCTGTTGACAGCACCACAAAGGATTATTATGAGCGGATGGTGGAACAGTTTGATTCCCTCATTGAACCGGAAGGACTTCCCTGGAAGCTTAGAGATATTATGCCAAAGGTCTTAACCGCAGGGGAAGAAGCCGGTACATTGACCGAGGAGGGAGCTACCCTTCTTGATGTCAGCGGCAATCTGAAAGCAGGAATCCCTCTTTGTCCGCCGGAAGGAGATGCAGGAACCGGAATGACGGCTACCAACAGTGTCGCCAGAAGAACGGGAAATGTGTCCGCAGGAACCAGTGTATTTGCCATGGTCGTACTGGAAAAGGAGCTTTCCAAGGTTTATGAGGAAATAGACCTTGTTACTACACCGGCAGGAGATTCTGTGGCAATGGTACACTGCAATAACTGTACTTCAGATTTAAATGCCTGGGTTTCTCTGTTTGAGGAGTTTGCTGAGGCTATGGGAATGAAGACCGATAAGAATACTTTATTTTCCACTCTTTATCAAAAAGCTTTGGAGGGAGATAAGGATGGAGGCGGTCTCTTATCTTACGGCTATTTATCCGGGGAGCATATCACCCATTTTGAAGAGGGAAGGCCATTGTTTGTCCGTACACCTAACAGCCGTTTCAATCTGGCTAACTTTATGAGAGTACATCTTTATACTGCTCTTGGAGCATTAAAGGTAGGCATGGAAATTCTCTATGAGGAAGGTGTTAAGCTTGATGTGCTTCTGGGCCATGGAGGTTTATTTAAGACAAAAGGCGTAGGGCAGAGCATTATGGCAGCAGCCATGAACGTTCCGGTCTCGGTTATGGAAACAGCAGGAGAAGGCGGTGCCTGGGGAGCAGCTCTTTTGGCTTCCTACATGATCCGAAAGGATGAAGGAGAGACTTTAGATCATTACCTGGCCCAAAAGGTATTCCATGGGGAAACTGGTACGGTGATAAAGCCGGATGCACAGGACGAAGCCGGATTTAATGTATTCATGGAGAGGTATAAAGCCGGGCTTTCCATCGAGCGGGCAGCCCTGGATTATATGAAATAA
- a CDS encoding L-ribulose-5-phosphate 4-epimerase: protein MLEELKRVVYEANMELPRKGLITYTWGNVSGIDRGRGLFVIKPSGVDYEKLKPEDMVVMDLLGNKVEGDLNPSSDTATHLELYKAFEAVGGIVHTHSPMATSWAQAGRALPCYGTTHADYFYGEIPCARNLTEEEIEEGYEKNTGMVIIETFQGKNPMHVPGVLCKNHGPFTWGTDADNAVHNAVVLEEIAKMNLMTELLNPNIIPAPQCMQDKHFMRKHGPNAYYGQKKS, encoded by the coding sequence ATGCTGGAAGAATTAAAACGTGTTGTGTACGAAGCAAATATGGAGCTGCCACGAAAAGGGCTTATTACATATACCTGGGGAAATGTCAGCGGGATTGACCGGGGGAGGGGGCTTTTTGTAATCAAGCCCAGCGGAGTGGATTATGAAAAACTGAAACCGGAAGATATGGTAGTTATGGACCTGTTGGGAAATAAGGTGGAGGGAGATTTAAATCCCTCCTCTGATACCGCCACTCATTTGGAGCTTTATAAGGCTTTTGAGGCGGTAGGAGGGATTGTTCATACTCATTCTCCTATGGCAACCTCCTGGGCTCAGGCTGGCCGGGCTCTGCCCTGTTATGGAACTACTCATGCCGATTATTTCTACGGCGAGATTCCATGTGCCAGGAATCTGACCGAGGAAGAGATTGAAGAAGGGTATGAGAAAAACACGGGAATGGTAATCATTGAGACCTTCCAGGGGAAAAATCCCATGCACGTACCTGGGGTCCTCTGTAAAAATCATGGTCCATTTACCTGGGGAACGGATGCAGACAATGCGGTTCATAATGCAGTGGTCTTAGAAGAAATTGCAAAAATGAACCTGATGACAGAACTTTTAAATCCCAATATCATTCCTGCACCTCAGTGCATGCAGGATAAGCATTTCATGCGCAAACATGGCCCTAATGCCTATTACGGGCAGAAAAAATCGTAA
- a CDS encoding GntR family transcriptional regulator, with protein sequence MAEDSGKTKYYVLMEELKQDIISGKRKPGDRLPSENELSASCHVSRHTVRKALSILEQEGFIEAEHGRGTFVSRKAGGKKGSGNVAVITTYLSDYIFPRLIQGIDSVLTAGGYSIILKNTGNSRLKESKCLEEILEKDIDGLIIEPSKSEIMCGHKGLYDKLDFYQIPYVFIQGYYSQMKHKPHILMDDCMGGYLVTKYLRDLGHEHILGIFKADDIQGRDRHKGYVKALQETGIFYDPDMVIWFHTEDRTVKPSEVLKYLLEEGRVIDGIVCYNDQIALEIIKTLEKCGLSVPKDISVTGYDNSFIAENGMVKLTTIAHPQERLGAMAAELLLEKIDGIPDEESRVERILKPDLVIRESCRERKG encoded by the coding sequence ATGGCAGAGGACAGTGGTAAGACAAAATACTATGTATTGATGGAAGAATTAAAGCAGGATATCATATCCGGGAAACGAAAGCCAGGAGATCGTCTGCCATCTGAAAATGAATTATCTGCCTCCTGTCACGTAAGCCGCCACACGGTGAGAAAAGCACTTTCCATTCTGGAGCAGGAAGGCTTTATTGAGGCGGAGCATGGCCGGGGCACCTTTGTCTCCAGAAAGGCAGGAGGAAAAAAGGGCTCCGGCAATGTAGCGGTCATTACCACCTATTTGTCGGACTATATATTTCCCAGGCTGATTCAGGGAATTGACAGCGTGCTTACGGCAGGGGGATACAGCATTATCCTTAAGAATACCGGAAACAGCAGGTTAAAAGAAAGCAAATGTCTGGAGGAAATACTGGAAAAGGATATTGACGGCCTAATCATTGAACCCAGCAAAAGTGAGATCATGTGCGGTCATAAGGGGCTTTACGACAAGCTGGATTTCTATCAGATTCCATACGTGTTCATTCAGGGGTATTACTCCCAGATGAAGCATAAGCCCCATATTCTTATGGACGACTGCATGGGGGGATATCTGGTGACGAAATACTTAAGAGATCTGGGGCATGAGCATATCCTGGGTATCTTTAAGGCAGATGATATTCAGGGCAGGGACAGGCATAAGGGATATGTAAAGGCCCTCCAGGAAACAGGGATCTTCTATGATCCTGATATGGTAATCTGGTTTCATACGGAAGACCGGACGGTGAAGCCTTCAGAGGTATTAAAATATTTGCTGGAAGAAGGAAGAGTGATAGACGGAATCGTCTGCTACAATGACCAGATCGCTCTGGAGATTATTAAGACACTTGAAAAATGCGGATTGTCTGTGCCAAAGGACATATCAGTAACTGGCTATGATAATTCCTTTATTGCAGAGAATGGAATGGTAAAGCTGACTACCATCGCCCACCCCCAGGAGCGGCTGGGGGCTATGGCAGCAGAACTTCTTTTGGAGAAGATTGACGGCATACCAGATGAGGAAAGCCGGGTAGAGAGGATATTAAAGCCGGACCTTGTGATCCGTGAATCCTGCAGGGAACGAAAGGGTTGA